In Agromyces sp. Leaf222, the genomic window GGGCGAAGCGCCGCATGCGCTTGGACCGCGTGCGCTCGGCGACCGACGTGAGCCCGATGCGCGGGAGGAACAGCTCGTACCACCACGTGACGGCGAGGTTCCAGCCCGCGAACCGCAGGATGCGTCGGTAGCGCGCGCGGGTATTGCCGGCACCGGGCATCGAATCGCCTCGATCCCGAGGGGCGGACGCCACCCGCGTCAGTCCTGGGCGAGGATCGCGTAGAGCCGTCGTCGCGTCTCGTCGAGCGCGGCCACGGCCTGCTGCACCTGCTCGGGCGTGCCAGTTCGCCCGACCTGGGCGGCGGCCTGCGCGAGTTCGAAGCCCGCCTTCGGCAGTGCAGAGGGGCCGGCGCCGTCGCTCCCGCCCTGCGGGGCCCACGGCGCCGATGCACCGGTGTCGGCGACCGAGGAGCGCCCCTCGTCGGTGAGCGAGTACGTCTTGCGGCCGTTCGACTCCTGGGCGCTGATGAGCCCCTCGTCGGCGAGCAGCTGCAGGGTCGGGTAGACCGAGCCGGCGCTCGGCTTCCAGGTGCCGCCGCTGCGCTCCTCGATCTCGTGGATGATCTGGTAGCCGTGCATGGGCTGCTCGGCGAGCAGGGCGAGCACCGCTGCACGCACGTCGCCGCGGCCCATGCGGCTGCCCGCGCGCTTCTCGAAGTTCGAGCGCAACTGCTCGAAGGCCTGCCAGATGCCGTCGGCCGGGATGCCGGCGCCGAATCCGCCGGTGGGGAACGAGCCACTCATGACAACCTCTTCCGTCGCGTGTGAACGATACTCAACGATATAGCGAGAAGGCTGTGAGCGATAGGGGTACGACGTTCGCAGGCGATACCGTCGGAGGCGGGTGCAGCACCCCGAGATGGAGGCAGTCGGCGATGGAGCACTTCGACACGATCGTGGTCGGCGCGGGGGTCGCGGGCCTGAGCGCCGCCAGGCTGCTGGCGCGGCACGGCAACCGGGTCGCCGTGCTCGAGGCCCGCGACCGGGTGGGCGGCCGGGTTTGCACCGACCGCGCCGACGGGCTCGTCACCGACCTCGGCGCATCGTGGATCCACGGCGTCACCGGCAGCCCGGTCGCCGCCGCGGCCGAGGCGTTCGGCATGCGCACCGTCGAGTTCACGGTCGGCGGCTACCAGCCGGACAGCCGACCGATCGCGTACTACGGGCCTGACGGCGAGCGCCTGTCCGATGCCGATGCACGTCGCTTCGCCGCCGACCTCCACGCCGTCGACGCGACCCTCCTCGACGTGGTCGCGGCATCCGCTCCGGATGCCTCGTACCGCGACGTGACCGAGGCGGCGCTCGACCGTCAGGCGTGGGACGCCGAGCGCACCCAGCGGGTGCGCGAGTACCTCGAGCACCGCTCGGAGGAGCAGTACGGCGCGTGGATCGAGGACCTCGCCGCGCACGGACTCGACGACGATTCGATCGACGGCGACGAGGTGGTCTTCCCCGACGGCTACGACCGCCTGCCGGCGCACCTCGCCGAGGGGCTTGACGTCCGCCTCGAGCACGTCGTCTCCCACGTGCGGTGGTCGGGCGACGGCGTCGTCGTCACCACCGATCGCGGCGCGTTCACGGCCGGCACCGTCGTCGTGACGGTGCCCGTCGGCGTGCTGAAGTCCGACGACTTCGTCATCGAGCCGGCGCTGCCCGAACCGGTCGCCGGCGCCCTCGACCGGCTCGAGATGAACGCGTTCGAGAAGGTCTTCCTGCGGTTCCCGACGAGGTTCTGGGACGACGACGTCTACGCGATCCGCCAGCAGGGTCCCGAGAGCAGATGGTGGCACTCCTGGTACGACCTCACCGCCCTGCACGGCACTCCCACGCTCCTCACCTTCGCCGCCGGCCCCGCCGCCCGCGAGACGCGCGGCTGGTCGGATCGGCGGGTCGTCGAGTCGGTGCTCGCCCAGCTGACCCGGCTCTACGGCGATCGCGTCGAGCAGCCGAGCGTCGTGCATCGCACGGACTGGCAGGGCGACCCGTTCGCCCGTGGCTCGTACGCCTATATGACCGTCGGCTCCACGACGGCCGACCACGACGACCTCGCGACGCCCGTCGGCGGCGTGCTCCACCTCGCGGGCGAGGCGACCTGGACCGACGACCCCGCGACGGTGCCGGCGGCGATGCTCTCGGGGCATCGTGCCGCCGCGAACATCCTGCGGCGGCAGGTCCCCGTCGACGAGCTCTGGGCCTGAGCGCGATGGAGGTCGACAACGGCGACGAGCCGCGGTTCCGCAGCCCCGATCCCTGCCCGCGGTGCGGGGGCGTCCTCGACGGCGGCGTGCTCGTCGAGATCGATCAGCCCCTCACGATCACGCTGCGGTGCCTCGACTGCGGGTACTCCGCGCTCGTCGACCCCTTCGCGTGAGGCGGGGGCCCCGCCTTCCACACTCCGGTAGTGACCCGAACCTCTAATCTGGTCACAACGAACGGAGGGCGCATGAGCGCACGTCGCGCAACCGTCCCGGTGACCGGGGCGACGGTCTCCGTCGTCGAGTGGCCGGCCGCCGGCGGGGACCGAACCGGCGACCGCCCGACGGTGCTCCTCCTGCACGGCGGCGGGGCCGACAGCGCCGAGCTCTCGTGGGGCGAGGTCGGCCCGGCGCTCGCGAACGCCGGCTTCCGCGTGCTCGCACCCGATCACCCGGGCTTCGGCCGCAGCCCCCGAGCCGAGTGGCAGCTGACGCAGGAGCACCTCGTGCGCTACGTCGGCGAGCTCGTCGACGCCCTCCGCCTCGACGAGTACGTGGTCGGCGGGCTCTCGCTCGGCGGCGGCCTGACCCTCGGCCACATGCTCGACCGGCCGGGTGCGGCTCGCGGCGCGATGCTGCTGGGATGCTTCGGCATCATGCCCAGGCTCGCCGACGGGTCGCTCGGGCGCCTGAGCCACGCGGCGACGTTCCTGCTGCTCCGATCCGGCCTCCTCGCGGCGATGACCCGGTCGTACGCACGAGACCCGGCCGCGATGGAACGCGGACTGCGCAGCATCGTGCGCGACCCGGCGGCCCGCACGCCCGAACTCGTGCAGGCGGTCATCGCGGAGGCCGCGGCATCCGACGGCCTCGAGGTGTTCGGCGAATGGCAGCGCGAGCAGGTGCTCTGGAACCGGTTGCGCACCGACTATGCCGACCGACTGCCCGGGATCCCGACGCCGACGCTGGTCGTCCACGGCGATCACGACCGCGGGGTGCCGATCTTGCGCGCGAGGACCGCGGCCCGGCTGCTCCCCCGCGCCGAGCTGCTGGAGGTCCCGGATGCCGGGCACTGGGTGCAGCGCGATCGGCCCGACCTCGTGGTGCCGGCCATGGTCGGCTTCCTTCGGCGGGTCGGCTGATGCCCCGCCCGCTCGTGCCCGACCGGCGCGAACGCCTCCTCGATGCCGCCGAGCGCCTGATCCTCGAGCGCGGCTTCGACGCGATGGGCATCGCCGCCGTCGCCGCGGAAGCCGGCATCGGCAAGGGGGCGGTCTACCTCGAGTTCGCGGGCAAGCGCGACCTCCTCGACGCCGTGCTGCGGCGCGCCACCCGACGCCTGCGCGATCGCGTGCGGCTCGAGGTCGGCGATGACCCCGGCCTGAGCGACGCGTACCGGGCCGCGATTCGTGCCCTACTGCAGGACGACCTGCTGACGGCCGCGTTCCTCGACGATCACGCCGTGCTCGGTGCGCACGTCGAGACCGTCGACGACGACCGGTACCGACGGCGCCACGAGGGCGTCGTCGACTGGGTGCGCGACCGGCAGGCTCGCGGCTCGCTGATCGCCGACGTCTCGCCCGAGCATGTCGCGCTCGCCCTGTCGAGCGCGACCATCGGCCTCCTGTCGGCGAACCGGCTGCTCGGACCCCTGTCGCCGGCCGACCTCGAGGGCGCGGTCGAGGCCCTCGCCCGCATGGCGGCGACCTTCGAGGTCGAGCCGCCGGCCACGGGGCGTTCCGTCAGCGCAGCGGCAGCGGCGAGCGCGCCTTCGTGACGCCGAACGCGAAGGTCGTGGTGATGCCGGCGATCGACGGGATGGCGCGCAGCTGGCCGCGCATGAGCTCCTCGTACTCGCTGAACGACGCGACGGCGACCTTCGCGAGGTAGTCGTCGTCGCCGGCGAGCAGGTAGGCCTCGACCACTTCGGGGATGTCGCGGAGTCGCGCCTCGACCGCATCGACCACCTGCGTCGCATGCGACGACAGTCGCAGTCGCACGAACGCGGTGATGGCCAGCCCCACCGCGCCGGCGGCGATCTCGGCGGCGTACCCGGTGATGATCCCGTCGTCCTGCAACTGGCGGACCCGGCGCAGGCAGGGCGACGGCGAGAGGCCGACGCGATCGGCGAGCTCCTGGTTGGTGAGCCGCCCGTCCTGCTGGAGCTCGAGCAGAATATGACGGTCGATGGCATCGAGGGTTCGAATTGGCATATTCTGCCAAAGCAGCACGATTTCTTGGCATTCTCGGCAATCGCATGCGCCGACGTATTTCCTATCGTTGCGGCATGCCCGGTACCCAGACCCGCGATCTCGTGATCGGCGCCGTCGCCATGGCGACGGCGGTCCTGCTCTGGGCGTCGTTCGCACTCACGCTGCGTGGCGTCGGCGAGTCGTCGCTGACGACGATCGACCTGAGCGTGCTGCGGTTCGCGATCCCGGTGGCGGCGCTGGCCCCGTGGCTGCCGCGCGCGATCCGGGAGATCCGTGCCGAGCGGCGCACGACCGCGCTCCTCCTCCTCGTCGGCGGCCTGCCGCACTTCCTCGTCTCTGCGCTGGGAGCTCACCTCGCGCCCGCCGCACTGGTGGGGCTCATCATCCCCGGCACCGTGCCGCTCTTCGTCACGGTGCTGGCCGTGCTGGGCGGACGCGTTCGCATCCCCGGTCGGCAACTGGCATCCGTCGCCCTGATCGTCGTCGGAGTGGCCGCCGCGGCCGTCATGACGAGCGGCACGGTGCCGCCGGCCGGCATCGCCGTGCTGCTCGTCGCCGGATTCGTCTGGGCGGTCTACACGCTCGGCCTGAAGCGCAGCACGCTGAGCCTCACGACGACGGTGCTGGTCATCTGCACGCCCGCTGCGGTCGCGGCCCTCGGGCTCGCCTGCTCCGGTGCCATGCCCTCGAACCTCCTGTCGGGAACCGCGCTGCCGGGCGACATCCTGCTCTTCGCCGTGCTGCAGGGCCTCGGCACCGGCATCATCTCGACGATCGCGTACGCGCACGCGGTTCGGGTGCTCGGCAGCGGCATCGCCGCGACCGCGGGAGCCTTGAGCCCGGTGGCGGCCGCGGCGCTCGCCGTGCCGTTGCTCGGGGAGCCGATCACGTGGGGCGTCGTGGCGGCGATGACGATCGTGGTCTCGGGGGTGCTGCTCTTCAACGCGCCGCGGCGCCGACGCACGGTCGCCGCGGGTGACGGATGCCTCGGGGCCGGACATGCGAGCATGGGACACGATGATCCACCGCGTCGGCAGCCGTATCGCCCTGGGCGCGCTCGCACTGGCGGTCCTGTTCGCGTCGGGGTGCTCGGCCCCCGACGCCCCTGATCCCCGTGCCGTCGTGCTGCCACCGGCCGGGTCGCCACCCGACTACCAGCTCGGCGGTGCCTACGAGCCCGATCCGGCGGTCGGCATCGTCGCCCGCGACCGCACGAGCGATCCCGCCGCCGGCCGGTACTCGATCTGCTACGTGAACGGGTTCCAGACGCAACCCGGCGAGCGCGGGCTCTGGACCGACGAGGTCGTGCTCGATCGCGACGGCGCAGACGTGATCGACCCCGACTGGCCCGATGAGGCGCTGCTCGACACCTCGACCCCCGCGCAGCGAGCGCGCATCGCCGAGTCCGTCGCCCCGTGGATCGAGGGGTGCGCCGAACGCGGCTACGACGCCGTCGAGTTCGACAACCTCGACTCGTACACGCGCTCGGGCGGCGCGATGTCGCTCGACGACAACCTCGCGCTCGCGTCGACCCTCGTCGACCTCGCCCACGCGCACGGGCTCGCGGCCGGACAGAAGAACGCCGCCGAGGCGACCGAGCGGCTGCATGCCGACGCGGGATTCGACTTCGCGGTCGTCGAGGAATGCCTGGCCTATGACGAGTGCGGCGCGTACACCGCGGTGTACGGCGCGAAGGTCATCGCGATCGAGTACACCGATGCGCTCCCCCGCCCGTTCGCCGAGCTCTGCGCGGACCCCGACGCGCCCGCGTCGCTCGTGCTGCGCGACCGCGACCTGACGCTGCCCGGCGATGCCGCCCATGTCTTCGAGGTGTGCCGACGGTGAGCCGGCACATCCGTTCAGGTTGCGGGTGCGTCAGCGTGTTGCGTGCGGTGACGTCCGACCTTGCGCCGCGACCGCCGCGCGCCGCACAGTGAGCCCATGTCCGACCCCGCCAGCCCCCCGACTGCCGACGCGCCGCACCCCGATGCGCCGTACGCCGATGAGCCGCACCCCGACGCGCCGCATGCCGACGCGACCGTGCTCGACAACGCCGCCTGGTCTTCGCTCGCCGGCCCGCACGCCTCGTTCGCGATCGGCAACGACCTCGTGCGGCGCTACCCGGAGGACGTCGCGCCGTTCGTCGCGGTGCGCACCTGGGAGGACCCGGGAGTCTGGGACGCCCTGATCGACCTCGTCGGCCGCGACGCGATCATCGGGCTCTCGGGCTTCGACGGCGACCTGCCCGACGGATGGGAGGTGGTCGGTCGCGGCGCCGGCGTGCAGCTGGTGCAGACCGACGCGCTGCGGCCGCGCCCCGACGAGGAGGCGATCGTGCTCGGCGCCGACGACGTGCCCGAGATGCTCGCGATCGTCGAGCGCAACCAGCCCGGACCCTTCCGTCCCCGCACCCATGAACTCGGGCGCTACGTCGGAATCCGGCGCGACGGCCGCCTCGTGGCGATGGCCGGCGAGCGCCTGCATCCAGAGGGCTGGACCGAGATCAGCGCGGTCTCCACCGACGACGCGCACCGACGGCAGGGCCTCGCATCACGCCTCGTGCTCGACGTGGCCTTCCACATCCAGCAGCGCGGCGATCGCGCCCTGATGCACGCCGAGGCGTCGAACCTCGGGGCGATCGCGGCCTACGAACGACTCGGCTTCGCGCTCCGCAGGCGCTCGGTGTTCGCCGCGGTGCGGACGCCGGCGTAACGGCCTCAGCGAACGTCGAGGCCGGCGGGCAGGCCGACCTCCGCGCGAAGCCCGCCGTCGTCGCGGGCGGCGAGTTCGAGGGTGCCGCCGTGGGCCCTGGTGATGCTCTTGACGATCGCCAGGCCGAGGCCGACGCCCGCGTGGTCGCTCCTGATGCGGTCGGTGCCCCGCCGGAACGGCTCGGTGAGGGTCGAGACGAGCGCCGGATCGAGCCGCTCTCCAGAGTTCTCGACGGTGAGCACGGCCCAGCCGGGGCGCACCGAGGTGCCGACCCGCACGAAGCCGCCCTCGACGTTGTGCACGATCGCGTTGTGCACGAGGTTCGTCGTCAGCTGCAGCAGCAGCGTCGGCGACCCCTCGGCGACGGCGACCTCGCCGGACGCCTCGAGGGCGATGCCGCGTTGCTCGGCGAGCGGGAGGAGCGTCTCCGTGGCCTCCTCGGCGAGGAGCGACAGGTCGACGCGCTCCCTCGCGAACGACTGCCGGTCGGCGCGACTCAGCACGAGCAGCGCCTCGGTCAGCTCGATCGCCCGGGTGTTGACGGCGTCGAGGCGCTCGATGAGGGCGTCCGTGTCCCGCTGCGGATCGCTTCGGGCGACGTCGAGCAGGGTTCGGCTGATCGCCAGCGGGGTCCGCAGCTCGTGCGAGGCGTTCGCGGCGAATCGCTGCTGCTCGGCGACGTGGGCCTCGAGCTGCGCGAGCATGGCGTCGAAGCTGTCCGCGAGTTCGCGGAACTCGTCGCGATGACCGTCCAGCTCGATGCGGTGGGAGAGCGACCCGTTCGCCGCCTCGCGGGTGGCCTTCGTGATGCGCCGGAGTGGGGCGAGCATTCGGCCCGCGAGGAACCATCCGCCGAGCAGCCCGAGCACGAGCAGGAACACCAGGGCCCAGGCCGCCGCCGGACCGAAGGCGCGCACGAGGTCGTCGCGCCCCGGCACGAAGCCCTCGATCGTCCAGATCGCGTTCGCTGGCACGTAGCGCAGCAGGAACACCCACACGACGGCGAGGAGCAGCGCCCCGGCGACCATGAGG contains:
- a CDS encoding PadR family transcriptional regulator — protein: MSGSFPTGGFGAGIPADGIWQAFEQLRSNFEKRAGSRMGRGDVRAAVLALLAEQPMHGYQIIHEIEERSGGTWKPSAGSVYPTLQLLADEGLISAQESNGRKTYSLTDEGRSSVADTGASAPWAPQGGSDGAGPSALPKAGFELAQAAAQVGRTGTPEQVQQAVAALDETRRRLYAILAQD
- a CDS encoding NAD(P)/FAD-dependent oxidoreductase, with translation MEHFDTIVVGAGVAGLSAARLLARHGNRVAVLEARDRVGGRVCTDRADGLVTDLGASWIHGVTGSPVAAAAEAFGMRTVEFTVGGYQPDSRPIAYYGPDGERLSDADARRFAADLHAVDATLLDVVAASAPDASYRDVTEAALDRQAWDAERTQRVREYLEHRSEEQYGAWIEDLAAHGLDDDSIDGDEVVFPDGYDRLPAHLAEGLDVRLEHVVSHVRWSGDGVVVTTDRGAFTAGTVVVTVPVGVLKSDDFVIEPALPEPVAGALDRLEMNAFEKVFLRFPTRFWDDDVYAIRQQGPESRWWHSWYDLTALHGTPTLLTFAAGPAARETRGWSDRRVVESVLAQLTRLYGDRVEQPSVVHRTDWQGDPFARGSYAYMTVGSTTADHDDLATPVGGVLHLAGEATWTDDPATVPAAMLSGHRAAANILRRQVPVDELWA
- a CDS encoding alpha/beta fold hydrolase, which produces MSARRATVPVTGATVSVVEWPAAGGDRTGDRPTVLLLHGGGADSAELSWGEVGPALANAGFRVLAPDHPGFGRSPRAEWQLTQEHLVRYVGELVDALRLDEYVVGGLSLGGGLTLGHMLDRPGAARGAMLLGCFGIMPRLADGSLGRLSHAATFLLLRSGLLAAMTRSYARDPAAMERGLRSIVRDPAARTPELVQAVIAEAAASDGLEVFGEWQREQVLWNRLRTDYADRLPGIPTPTLVVHGDHDRGVPILRARTAARLLPRAELLEVPDAGHWVQRDRPDLVVPAMVGFLRRVG
- a CDS encoding TetR/AcrR family transcriptional regulator, producing the protein MPRPLVPDRRERLLDAAERLILERGFDAMGIAAVAAEAGIGKGAVYLEFAGKRDLLDAVLRRATRRLRDRVRLEVGDDPGLSDAYRAAIRALLQDDLLTAAFLDDHAVLGAHVETVDDDRYRRRHEGVVDWVRDRQARGSLIADVSPEHVALALSSATIGLLSANRLLGPLSPADLEGAVEALARMAATFEVEPPATGRSVSAAAAASAPS
- a CDS encoding Lrp/AsnC family transcriptional regulator, with the protein product MPIRTLDAIDRHILLELQQDGRLTNQELADRVGLSPSPCLRRVRQLQDDGIITGYAAEIAAGAVGLAITAFVRLRLSSHATQVVDAVEARLRDIPEVVEAYLLAGDDDYLAKVAVASFSEYEELMRGQLRAIPSIAGITTTFAFGVTKARSPLPLR
- a CDS encoding DMT family transporter, yielding MPGTQTRDLVIGAVAMATAVLLWASFALTLRGVGESSLTTIDLSVLRFAIPVAALAPWLPRAIREIRAERRTTALLLLVGGLPHFLVSALGAHLAPAALVGLIIPGTVPLFVTVLAVLGGRVRIPGRQLASVALIVVGVAAAAVMTSGTVPPAGIAVLLVAGFVWAVYTLGLKRSTLSLTTTVLVICTPAAVAALGLACSGAMPSNLLSGTALPGDILLFAVLQGLGTGIISTIAYAHAVRVLGSGIAATAGALSPVAAAALAVPLLGEPITWGVVAAMTIVVSGVLLFNAPRRRRTVAAGDGCLGAGHASMGHDDPPRRQPYRPGRARTGGPVRVGVLGPRRP
- a CDS encoding endo alpha-1,4 polygalactosaminidase gives rise to the protein MIHRVGSRIALGALALAVLFASGCSAPDAPDPRAVVLPPAGSPPDYQLGGAYEPDPAVGIVARDRTSDPAAGRYSICYVNGFQTQPGERGLWTDEVVLDRDGADVIDPDWPDEALLDTSTPAQRARIAESVAPWIEGCAERGYDAVEFDNLDSYTRSGGAMSLDDNLALASTLVDLAHAHGLAAGQKNAAEATERLHADAGFDFAVVEECLAYDECGAYTAVYGAKVIAIEYTDALPRPFAELCADPDAPASLVLRDRDLTLPGDAAHVFEVCRR
- a CDS encoding GNAT family N-acetyltransferase, with amino-acid sequence MSDPASPPTADAPHPDAPYADEPHPDAPHADATVLDNAAWSSLAGPHASFAIGNDLVRRYPEDVAPFVAVRTWEDPGVWDALIDLVGRDAIIGLSGFDGDLPDGWEVVGRGAGVQLVQTDALRPRPDEEAIVLGADDVPEMLAIVERNQPGPFRPRTHELGRYVGIRRDGRLVAMAGERLHPEGWTEISAVSTDDAHRRQGLASRLVLDVAFHIQQRGDRALMHAEASNLGAIAAYERLGFALRRRSVFAAVRTPA
- a CDS encoding HAMP domain-containing sensor histidine kinase, translating into MDRPPGLSVRWRLTLSYAGFLMVAGALLLAVVWVFLLRYVPANAIWTIEGFVPGRDDLVRAFGPAAAWALVFLLVLGLLGGWFLAGRMLAPLRRITKATREAANGSLSHRIELDGHRDEFRELADSFDAMLAQLEAHVAEQQRFAANASHELRTPLAISRTLLDVARSDPQRDTDALIERLDAVNTRAIELTEALLVLSRADRQSFARERVDLSLLAEEATETLLPLAEQRGIALEASGEVAVAEGSPTLLLQLTTNLVHNAIVHNVEGGFVRVGTSVRPGWAVLTVENSGERLDPALVSTLTEPFRRGTDRIRSDHAGVGLGLAIVKSITRAHGGTLELAARDDGGLRAEVGLPAGLDVR